The Belonocnema kinseyi isolate 2016_QV_RU_SX_M_011 chromosome 1, B_treatae_v1, whole genome shotgun sequence genomic interval aaatatttgtttgaatttaaaattatttcgatttgcggcacaaaataatttttaaaacaaaataaaaattttgaataaaaatttattttcttattttttagggttatataaatataattttcctgagaatctttagaaaatttcttaacaGAAAAGGTGAATACCAagcgaaaatgtaatagttcagatttcaatcctaatttttttttcaaacaaataaaaacagtttGAGTTATCCATtaagattatgtttttaaatacttgtattttaaactaaaaaatgttaacgttttctacaaaagatgaattttctacaagaggaGTTTAatgttttaacccaaaaatatgaattttccacaaaagaattaatttttaaccaaatacataaactGTCTAtagagaagatttattttcaaaaaataaaatcaaacaagataaattttcacatgACGAGAGTGAAAAAACGAATTCGAAAAACTTCCGCCTCATTTTCGTCCATCTACTGACCTGGAAGTTAAAATCAGGAGAACAAAAACTTGATATAATGCttgttgtttaaattatttatatttagggagatattattataataaaatagtatatATTATTACAGTATATGTAATATATATAGTATTATAGTATGTACGATATAGTATTACTTTCAGTTTTTCGAATTGATGTCACTTGATGTGATTGAAAAATTGGTTCTTCTGTTTGATCAGGTtctgcaaaaatataaagaatattttattattaaaaaaaaattaaaaatttctttaaaaagataaCACGAAAATAAGAAGAAAAGCAAATTAATAAGaaagcaagaaaaaatatttacgttGGTTTCAAGGCTTTTTTGTCAGATATGTGCTGGCCCTACTCCTTGCTGCCCGCGCCGATTACTAGCGTACCGGGTCTTGACAAGTTTCTTTAATAATGAAACAACCTGCAACAAAATTGAGCTGAATTGTAAACTTCGATAATAAatcaagaatataaataaaaagcgaTTTTCAAAGCAAGTGCTGCAATAtgactaattgaattttatgcGACAGTCATTTGTGTGatgagttcaactattttagtagaaaaattcaactgtttggttgaaagttacctGGGAGAAAGTTcaacttaaccaaaaaaatggtccttttggtttaaaattacataattgggctgaaaataaaataattttgtaaaggtCGCATTTTTGGATATATTCAgcagcctttttttaaattgaaatctttattgatttaaatattaacaaacacgtttttttgatgagaattcatttcttttgttagaaaaatgcaactatttggttaaaaattaaaattctatgttaaaaatcttttttttgttggttgaatattcacaatttaagtagaaaatgtctttttttatgggaaattaatcatttgattacaaattcgtcattttagttcaaaatttaagctcTCGTTTGGAAACgtacatattttcttaaaaattcgacttctagtgctgacaatttaactttttttcatgaaaacttgtctttttggcttaaaaatttaagaatatggttgaaaaataaactatattattaaaaaatcttttttgcatgAATTTAACTGTATTTAAGTTTCTTTAGGTCCCTGAATTCGAACGTGGAAACAGAattgcaaaatacaaaaatacggATCCAATatgacaaacaaatttttaaaaaatctaatgagATATcggatttggatgaaaatttgtactCTAAAGATGTTTATATCCATAGGAGTGTATGGggggtcaaattttcaaaattaagaattgcTGATCCGATCTCGCGAACGTGTTAAGTGTTTTCTTCGATTCACTGAAAACAAATCTGATGTCcatattaaaaaatccattagCCATTGTCATAGGGAACTAACAACGTCAAGATAAAGCCCTCTGTACCAATTTTCATCATCGACATATTGGATCAGCTTTTTAGAAATGTCAAATTTGGACCtcaaattcgtattcagcgaaCCAAATAATCTTGTAGTACCAATTATTATCCGAATCCGCCAAACTTAtaggatttctttaaatttcttggtcgccatattggatctgccatttcgaaattttgaacttgaatttgtatccaGCACACCAAGTAACTCTGGTACCAATTTTTCATCTAAATCCGCAAAATCACTGGATTTTCTAAAACTTGTGGTGGTcatattgaatcaactatttcgaaaattcaaattttgaccttCAATTCATATGCAGCAACCCAATTAACCCATCTATatcaaatatatcatttaaatccATCAactaattggattttttaaaatttgatagctATATTGGATCAGACATTGAATTCGTATTTAGTGACCAAACTTACTTCTTATATAACTACTTAGTTCCATTCGAAGCaataaaaactaaactgcaaATGTAAGCACTTAAAGTGaaactcatgaattttaaactttaaaaattgaagtttaaaaattgtttcattcaaaaatttggttttcaaatgctcaataatgtaCACGAttttaagaattcgaatttttttgtaaaattccctgttccaatatattatttaatttttctagaaaaatacagttcaacacagaataataaatttgtttaacaattaaattctcCATTGATAATTGCTATTCTCTTAGATAAATTCAATTTCCAGCtccaaattggttaaaaattgaactttatcaGTTCAAAtcccgaattttaattttttaagaaaactcttCATTTTAACTCAGAAACAAAAAGCTGTTGAAAAAATCCCTATTCAAAtcaggaattttaattctttcaaaaattttacattctagctaagaatttgaatttttcgtaaaatcccctgttccaattcataatttaaattttgttcgaaaatacctcctttcaactcagaattataatttcgttGCTGGTTTGATTCAGCGGGAGCTTGTGGTACTGGCGGCACCGGAAAGTAATGGTGGCTTGGTGTCACCTGTGGAGCCCAGAAGTAAGGTGGCTGTTGCCAGTAATGGGCCTGGTTCTGGGCCTGCGTGAGTTGTTGATCCTGATTTCTTATTTGAGTTTGCAGCTGCCTCCTCTCGTTGGCCCAACTCTGCTGTTCTCTCTTTCTCTGCTCTTTTAGCGTCTGAAGTTCCTTCTGAAATAGCAGCACCGCATCTTTTTGCTCTTTGAGCTGCTCCAGAAGGAAAGAACTGATGGCGGATCCAGGGTGTTGAGGATTTGGTGGCGTATTTGGCTGTACATTTGGTAGCGGATTTACTGGTGGACCTGCTGGCGGAACTACTACCGAACCTACTGGCGGACCTACTGACGGATTTGGTAGGGGATTTGGGGTCGAATTTGCTGGGGGGTTTAGGTGCGGATTTAGAGGCGGATTTACTGTCGGATTTGGTGGGGGATTTGGTGGCGGAATTGGTGGGGGGTTTGGGGGCGGATTTGGTGGAGGATTTTGTGGGGGATTTGGGGGGCGGATTTGGTGACGAATTCTGTGACCTTCCTCTCGTCGTCGGCCCCGAGCCACTAGCTGCTGGGTTTGTCCCTGATTTCTTAGCTGCTCGTCCAAAaaggcaaacaaaattttatacattttaaatttaagaaaatgtacaaTATATAGTAAGTCTTTACCGATATACACTTCATTCAatagtaatttattaataaacggagttaattcaaaaactgataaaaaatcattgaatttttcttaggacgcatctgctttatccattcaCCATTATAAGACTACAtatagtttaaatattatttataatttcacgaattg includes:
- the LOC117181593 gene encoding non-classical arabinogalactan protein 31-like encodes the protein MYKILFAFLDEQLRNQGQTQQLVARGRRREEGHRIRHQIRPPNPPQNPPPNPPPNPPPIPPPNPPPNPTVNPPLNPHLNPPANSTPNPLPNPSVGPPVGSVVVPPAGPPVNPLPNVQPNTPPNPQHPGSAISSFLLEQLKEQKDAVLLFQKELQTLKEQRKREQQSWANERRQLQTQIRNQDQQLTQAQNQAHYWQQPPYFWAPQLFVSELK